Proteins encoded within one genomic window of Oryza brachyantha chromosome 7, ObraRS2, whole genome shotgun sequence:
- the LOC102699608 gene encoding F-box protein At5g49610-like has protein sequence MENLPMERNPADGLFDELIFEILRRLPIRSLCRCKCVCRSWRGLIAEHEHRKRLPQTLSGFFYRSMNRERCPVSAYHFTNVTGRGAPLIYPSFSFLPPCAGLTVLDCCNGLFLCRCDVSLETMRFNYAVCNPATKEWVMLPESSCDVFETRIASVCFDPAISSHFHVVGYVEDEDEYVRRLEIYSSKAGSWSLHESGWDDLVYLDPSIDRRSVFLNGFLHSVTSADIVAVDMEAKKWRRIPLPDVGGDTGVIHKSQGRLCAFIHLLETFKLSVWVLEDYGTDNWIFRHTISPLSLFGGMNYRLDVKYHVVAAHPDCNLIFFVYGSNNILMSYQMDSKKLRVIRMLGHDLYWPYLPYVPLFSELLTNGH, from the coding sequence ATGGAGAATCTCCCCATGGAGCGGAACCCGGCGGACGGCCTCTTCGACGAGCTCATCTTCGagatcctccgccgcctccccatCCGCTCCCTGTGCCGATGCAAGTGCGTCTGCCGGTCCTGGCGCGGACTCATCGCCGAGCACGAGCACCGCAAGAGGCTGCCGCAGACGCTATCCGGCTTCTTCTACAGAAGCATGAACCGCGAGCGCTGCCCTGTATCCGCGTACCACTTCACCAACGTCACCGGGAGAGGCGCTCCTCTCATCTACCCGTCCTTCTCCTTCCTGCCGCCGTGCGCCGGTCTCACCGTCTTGGACTGCTGCAATGGCCTCTTCCTCTGCCGCTGCGACGTGTCTCTTGAGACTATGCGGTTCAACTATGCCGTGTGCAATCCTGCGACCAAGGAATGGGTGATGCTGCCGGAGTCCAGCTGCGATGTTTTTGAGACCCGCATAGCCAGCGTGTGTTTCGATCCAGCCATCTCCTCGCATTTCCATGTGGTCGGGTACGTGGAGGATGAAGATGAATACGTCAGACGGCTGGAGATCTATTCATCCAAAGCTGGATCATGGAGTCTCCATGAAAGTGGATGGgatgatttggtttatttggATCCTTCAATCGATCGGAGGAGTGTTTTCCTTAATGGTTTTCTGCACTCTGTCACGTCTGCTGATATTGTGGCGGTTGACATGGAGGCTAAGAAATGGAGGAGAATTCCTTTGCCGGATGTTGGTGGTGACACTGGCGTAATTCATAAAAGTCAAGGTCGCCTATGTGCTTTTATTCACCTACTTGAGACCTTCAAACTGTCAGTTTGGGTTCTTGAGGACTATGGTACAGATAATTGGATCTTCAGGCATACCATTAGTCCATTGAGCCTCTTTGGAGGAATGAATTATAGGCTAGATGTAAAATATCATGTCGTTGCTGCTCATCCAGACTGCAATTTGATCTTCTTCGTTTATGGATCGAACAATATTTTGATGTCATATCAAATGGATAGCAAGAAACTGCGTGTTATACGCATGCTCGGGCATGATTTGTACTGGCCATATCTGCCGTATGTTCCATTATTCTCTGAGCTGTTAACTAATGGGCACTAA
- the LOC102699327 gene encoding cysteine-rich receptor-like protein kinase 6 isoform X1 has protein sequence MYSSNAISPARPPKCTLRLAPTMLVFFSLLLAVASPAPAAGDDGGAVPVLNPISSFCNSTAVKRTYLPNSTFEANLNGLFAVLSKNASVSGYAAGAFGAAPDTAYGLVLCRGDFTGTDCSAAVLASSFQDAAGSCMYSKDVTVYHDQYQLRYSDQDVLTGAVNSPETAAWNMNNVSDPSNVAAFDALVAQLVNAVADKASNASRRYAGGQAGFEPEMMNIYAIAQCTPDLSPAQCRSCLAGIIGQMPKWFSGRVGGRILGVRCDFRYEKDLFFKTTNDMVLLTPLPAPPQGSSGGSSSTGIWIVAIVVPVAVLLLGFLGCFLWIRRRRRRVINMSGAVSMPTMSMEMEQVLKLWRIEESGSEFSLFDFDQIADATDNFSDANKLGQGGFGPVYKGELPDGLEIAIKRLSSCSVQGLMEFKTEIQLIAKLQHTNLVRLLGCCVQAEEKMLIYEYMHNKSLDCFIFDTEKGATLNWDKRFRIIDGIAQGLLYLHKHSRLRVIHRDLKASNILLDREMNPKISDFGMARIFCSNVTEANTTRVVGTHGYIAPEYASEGLFSIKSDVFSFGVLLLEIISGKRTAGFYQYGKFFNLTGYAYQLWQDGQWHELVDPALGEDFPAAEVMKCVQVALLCVQDSADDRPNMSDVIAMLGSEGVTMPEPRQPAYFNVRISSLAVSSSSFGESYCMSNVTLMDEEGR, from the exons ATGTACAGCAGCAACGCCATTAGCCCCGCCCGGCCCCCAAAGTGTACTCTTCGGTTAGCACCTACCATGCTTGTCTTCTTCTCgctgctcctcgccgtcgcctcgccggcgccggcggccggcgacgacgggggagCCGTGCCGGTGCTCAACCCCATCTCGTCGTTCTGTAACTCGACGGCCGTCAAGCGGACCTACCTGCCCAACAGCACGTTCGAGGCCAACCTGAACGGCCTCTTCGCGGTGCTGTCCAAGAACGCCTCGGTGTCCGGCTACGCGGCGGGGGCGTTCGGCGCCGCGCCGGACACGGCGTACGGGCTCGTGCTCTGCCGCGGCGACTTCACCGGCACCGACTGCTCCGCCGCGGTGCTGGCGTCGTCGTTCCAGGACGCGGCGGGCAGCTGCATGTACAGCAAGGACGTGACGGTCTACCACGACCAGTACCAGCTCCGGTACTCGGACCAGGACGTCCTCACCGGCGCCGTCAACTCGCCGGAGACGGCCGCGTGGAACATGAACAACGTCTCCGACCCCAGCAACGTGGCCGCCTTCGACGCCCTGGTGGCGCAGCTGGTGAACGCGGTGGCCGACAAGGCGAGCAACGCCAGCAGGAGGTACGCCGGGGGGCAGGCCGGGTTCGAGCCAGAGATGATGAACATCTACGCCATCGCGCAGTGCACGCCGGACCTCTCGCCGGCGCAGTGCCGGAGCTGCCTCGCCGGCATCATCGGCCAGATGCCCAAGTGGTTCAGCGGCCGCGTGGGCGGGAGGATCCTCGGCGTGCGGTGCGACTTCAGGTACGAGAAGGATCTCTTCTTCAAGACCACCAACGACATGGTGCTGCTCACCCCTCTCCCGGCTCCGCCACAAG ggagcagcggcggcagcagcagcactggGATTTGGATCGTGGCAATAGTTGTCCCCGTCGCCGTGCTCCTCTTGGGGTTCTTGGGATGCTTCCTGTGGATCAGGAGGCGAAGAAGGAGAG TGATCAACATGTCAGGGGCGGTGAGCATGCCGACCATGTCCATGGAGATGGAGCAGGTGCTCAAGCTGTGGAGGATCGAGGAGAGCGGCTCCGAGTTCTCGCTCTTCGACTTCGACCAGATCGCCGACGCCACCGACAACTTCTCTGACGCCAACAAGCTCGGCCAGGGCGGCTTCGGCCCTGTCTACAAG GGCGAACTGCCTGATGGGCTTGAGATAGCCATCAAGAGGCTCTCGTCTTGCTCAGTGCAGGGGCTGATGGAATTCAAGACAGAGATCCAGCTGATAGCCAAGCTGCAGCACACCAACCTGGTCAGGCTGCTGGGCTGCTGCGTCCAGGCTGAGGAGAAGATGCTCATCTACGAGTACATGCACAACAAGAGCCTGGATTGCTTCATCTTTG ACACTGAAAAGGGGGCGACGCTGAACTGGGACAAACGCTTCCGTATAATCGATGGCATTGCGCAGGGGCTTCTTTACCTGCACAAGCACTCTCGGTTGCGAGTTATACACAGGGATCTGAAGGCAAGCAACATACTGCTGGACCGGGAGATGAACCCCAAAATCTCAGATTTTGGGATGGCAAGGATATTCTGCTCGAATGTGACAGAAGCCAACACAACCCGGGTTGTAGGCACACA TGGTTACATCGCTCCGGAGTACGCTTCCGAGGGTCTCTTCTCGATCAAATCCGACGTGTTCAGCTTCGGCGTCCTGCTTCTCGAGATCATAAGCGGGAAGAGGACTGCCGGATTCTACCAGTACGGCAAATTCTTCAACCTTACAGGATAT GCGTACCAGCTCTGGCAAGACGGGCAATGGCACGAGCTGGTGGACCCGGCCCTGGGGGAGGACttcccggcggcggaggtgatgaAGTGCGTGCAGGTGGCGCTGCTATGCGTCCAGGACAGCGCCGACGACCGGCCCAACATGTCCGACGTGATCGCCATGCTCGGCAGCGAGGGGGTGACGATGCCGGAGCCGAGGCAGCCGGCCTACTTCAACGTCAGGATCTCCAGCTTGGCCGTGTCGTCGAGCTCCTTCGGCGAGTCGTACTGCATGAGCAACGTGACGCTGATGGACGAGGAAGGAAGATAG
- the LOC102699327 gene encoding cysteine-rich receptor-like protein kinase 6 isoform X2, whose protein sequence is MYSSNAISPARPPKCTLRLAPTMLVFFSLLLAVASPAPAAGDDGGAVPVLNPISSFCNSTAVKRTYLPNSTFEANLNGLFAVLSKNASVSGYAAGAFGAAPDTAYGLVLCRGDFTGTDCSAAVLASSFQDAAGSCMYSKDVTVYHDQYQLRYSDQDVLTGAVNSPETAAWNMNNVSDPSNVAAFDALVAQLVNAVADKASNASRRYAGGQAGFEPEMMNIYAIAQCTPDLSPAQCRSCLAGIIGQMPKWFSGRVGGRILGVRCDFRYEKDLFFKTTNDMVLLTPLPAPPQGSSGGSSSTGIWIVAIVVPVAVLLLGFLGCFLWIRRRRRRGAVSMPTMSMEMEQVLKLWRIEESGSEFSLFDFDQIADATDNFSDANKLGQGGFGPVYKGELPDGLEIAIKRLSSCSVQGLMEFKTEIQLIAKLQHTNLVRLLGCCVQAEEKMLIYEYMHNKSLDCFIFDTEKGATLNWDKRFRIIDGIAQGLLYLHKHSRLRVIHRDLKASNILLDREMNPKISDFGMARIFCSNVTEANTTRVVGTHGYIAPEYASEGLFSIKSDVFSFGVLLLEIISGKRTAGFYQYGKFFNLTGYAYQLWQDGQWHELVDPALGEDFPAAEVMKCVQVALLCVQDSADDRPNMSDVIAMLGSEGVTMPEPRQPAYFNVRISSLAVSSSSFGESYCMSNVTLMDEEGR, encoded by the exons ATGTACAGCAGCAACGCCATTAGCCCCGCCCGGCCCCCAAAGTGTACTCTTCGGTTAGCACCTACCATGCTTGTCTTCTTCTCgctgctcctcgccgtcgcctcgccggcgccggcggccggcgacgacgggggagCCGTGCCGGTGCTCAACCCCATCTCGTCGTTCTGTAACTCGACGGCCGTCAAGCGGACCTACCTGCCCAACAGCACGTTCGAGGCCAACCTGAACGGCCTCTTCGCGGTGCTGTCCAAGAACGCCTCGGTGTCCGGCTACGCGGCGGGGGCGTTCGGCGCCGCGCCGGACACGGCGTACGGGCTCGTGCTCTGCCGCGGCGACTTCACCGGCACCGACTGCTCCGCCGCGGTGCTGGCGTCGTCGTTCCAGGACGCGGCGGGCAGCTGCATGTACAGCAAGGACGTGACGGTCTACCACGACCAGTACCAGCTCCGGTACTCGGACCAGGACGTCCTCACCGGCGCCGTCAACTCGCCGGAGACGGCCGCGTGGAACATGAACAACGTCTCCGACCCCAGCAACGTGGCCGCCTTCGACGCCCTGGTGGCGCAGCTGGTGAACGCGGTGGCCGACAAGGCGAGCAACGCCAGCAGGAGGTACGCCGGGGGGCAGGCCGGGTTCGAGCCAGAGATGATGAACATCTACGCCATCGCGCAGTGCACGCCGGACCTCTCGCCGGCGCAGTGCCGGAGCTGCCTCGCCGGCATCATCGGCCAGATGCCCAAGTGGTTCAGCGGCCGCGTGGGCGGGAGGATCCTCGGCGTGCGGTGCGACTTCAGGTACGAGAAGGATCTCTTCTTCAAGACCACCAACGACATGGTGCTGCTCACCCCTCTCCCGGCTCCGCCACAAG ggagcagcggcggcagcagcagcactggGATTTGGATCGTGGCAATAGTTGTCCCCGTCGCCGTGCTCCTCTTGGGGTTCTTGGGATGCTTCCTGTGGATCAGGAGGCGAAGAAGGAGAG GGGCGGTGAGCATGCCGACCATGTCCATGGAGATGGAGCAGGTGCTCAAGCTGTGGAGGATCGAGGAGAGCGGCTCCGAGTTCTCGCTCTTCGACTTCGACCAGATCGCCGACGCCACCGACAACTTCTCTGACGCCAACAAGCTCGGCCAGGGCGGCTTCGGCCCTGTCTACAAG GGCGAACTGCCTGATGGGCTTGAGATAGCCATCAAGAGGCTCTCGTCTTGCTCAGTGCAGGGGCTGATGGAATTCAAGACAGAGATCCAGCTGATAGCCAAGCTGCAGCACACCAACCTGGTCAGGCTGCTGGGCTGCTGCGTCCAGGCTGAGGAGAAGATGCTCATCTACGAGTACATGCACAACAAGAGCCTGGATTGCTTCATCTTTG ACACTGAAAAGGGGGCGACGCTGAACTGGGACAAACGCTTCCGTATAATCGATGGCATTGCGCAGGGGCTTCTTTACCTGCACAAGCACTCTCGGTTGCGAGTTATACACAGGGATCTGAAGGCAAGCAACATACTGCTGGACCGGGAGATGAACCCCAAAATCTCAGATTTTGGGATGGCAAGGATATTCTGCTCGAATGTGACAGAAGCCAACACAACCCGGGTTGTAGGCACACA TGGTTACATCGCTCCGGAGTACGCTTCCGAGGGTCTCTTCTCGATCAAATCCGACGTGTTCAGCTTCGGCGTCCTGCTTCTCGAGATCATAAGCGGGAAGAGGACTGCCGGATTCTACCAGTACGGCAAATTCTTCAACCTTACAGGATAT GCGTACCAGCTCTGGCAAGACGGGCAATGGCACGAGCTGGTGGACCCGGCCCTGGGGGAGGACttcccggcggcggaggtgatgaAGTGCGTGCAGGTGGCGCTGCTATGCGTCCAGGACAGCGCCGACGACCGGCCCAACATGTCCGACGTGATCGCCATGCTCGGCAGCGAGGGGGTGACGATGCCGGAGCCGAGGCAGCCGGCCTACTTCAACGTCAGGATCTCCAGCTTGGCCGTGTCGTCGAGCTCCTTCGGCGAGTCGTACTGCATGAGCAACGTGACGCTGATGGACGAGGAAGGAAGATAG
- the LOC102722880 gene encoding cysteine-rich receptor-like protein kinase 19 — MLLVTLLVLLLSSPEPLAGEVQPPICSNANTMYTPQDAYRSNLISLARTLIAGVAEKRSHSAVSTAGTGPDKVYGAVLCRGDSTGEDCAGRLQQALGKAMNDTAGGGSSGHSQKAMSTFYDDDYQARLSFSDEDFLSGFTNAPECTLRAYLNPPPSTDDPDRFTKLVAELMEKLVPAAAERPSRCSTGQGWFDPRGKIVYGMAQCTEDMPAAACRECLAGVVEQGRNTSGLTTGGAILGARCSLWYQTGIKFFAGDPEVSLHMPTPSKFWIWVTIGSFSLMVSISWLLVHIWIKRERKREQARFELRLLSMAVQNVINLWRIEEGNSGFSLYDFSQIKEATQNFSGENKLGQGGFGSVYKGLLPGGLEVAVKRLSACSVQGLLEFKNEIQLIAKLQHKNLVKLLGCCIEGEHEKMLVYEYLQNKSLDVFIFDVVKGTKLNWPKRLHIIDGIAQGILYLHNHSRLCVVHRDLKASNILLDSDMTPKISDFGMARIFGSNMIESNTTRIVGTHGYISPEYAFDGVCSIKSDVFSFGVLVLEIISGKRTAGFYSYDGKLYNLISYAWQLWRSGQGHELVCFGIGNDHQVIQRCIQVALLCVQERADDRPSIDQVVTMLNSEEMTLPKPKQPAYFYVRSSGSDASSCNSTISITLAR, encoded by the exons ATGCTGCTCGTcaccctcctcgtcctcctcctttctTCCCCAGAGCCGTTGGCCGGCGAAGTACAGCCGCCCATCTGCAGCAACGCTAACACCATGTACACGCCACAGGACGCCTACAGGTCCAACCTCATCTCCCTCGCCCGCACACTCATCGCCGGTGTCGCGGAGAAGCGATCCCACTCGGCTGTCAGCACGGCCGGGACGGGCCCCGACAAGGTCTACGGCGCCGTGCTCTGCCGAGGTGACTCCACCGGCGAAGActgcgccggccgcctccaGCAAGCACTTGGTAAAGCCATGAACGATACCGCCGGCGGTGGATCCAGCGGCCATTCCCAGAAGGCGATGAGCACCTTCTACGACGACGACTACCAGGCTCGGCTAAGCTTCTCCGACGAGGACTTCCTCTCCGGCTTCACCAACGCACCGGAGTGCACGCTGCGAGCTTACCTGAACCCTCCTCCGAGCACCGATGACCCTGACCGGTTCACCAAGCTCGTCGCCGAGCTCATGGAGAAGCTCGtccccgccgcggccgagcGACCGAGCAGGTGCTCGACGGGGCAGGGGTGGTTCGACCCCAGGGGCAAGATAGTGTACGGGATGGCGCAGTGCACGGAGGacatgccggcggcggcttgccGGGAATGTCTTGCGGGCGTCGTCGAGCAAGGGAGGAACACGAGTGGCCTGACGACGGGAGGCGCCATACTCGGGGCGCGCTGCAGCCTGTGGTACCAGACGGGGATCAAGTTCTTCGCCGGCGACCCAGAGGTGTCGCTGCACATGCCTACAC CAAGTAAGTTTTGGATCTGGGTTACAATCGGATCGTTCTCCCTCATGGTATCTATTTCATGGTTGCTTGTTCATATTTGGATCAAACGGGAGAGAAAAAGAG aacAAGCAAGATTTGAACTACGGCTACTGTCGATGGCAGTACAGAATGTAATAAATCTTTGGAGAATTGAAGAAGGGAACTCAGGATTTTCATTGTATGATTTCTCTCAGATAAAAGAAGCTACACAAAACTTCTCAGGGGAAAACAAACTTGGTCAAGGTGGTTTTGGATCTGTTTACAAG GGCCTATTGCCTGGTGGTCTTGAAGTAGCAGTTAAAAGACTTTCAGCATGTTCTGTGCAAGGTTTACTAGAGTTCAAAAACGAAATTCAGCTGATAGCTAAGCTTCAGCACAAAAATCTTGTTAAGTTGCTCGGCTGTTGTATTGAGGGGGAACATGAAAAGATGCTCGTCTATGAATACTTGCAAAACAAAAGCCTGGACGTCTTCATATTTG ACGTTGTTAAAGGAACAAAATTAAACTGGCCAAAACGTCTACATATAATTGATGGGATAGCACAGGGGATTTTATATCTTCACAACCATTCACGATTATGTGTTGTTCATAGGGACTTAAAAGCAAGTAACATTCTCTTGGATAGTGACATGACTCCAAAAATTTCCGATTTCGGGATGGCCAGAATATTCGGTTCAAATATGATTGAATCAAATACCACCAGAATAGTAGGCACACA TGGCTACATATCTCCCGAGTATGCTTTTGATGGGGTTTGCTCGATCAAGTCGGATGTCTTCAGTTTTGGCGTCTTGGTCTTGGAAATCATTAGTGGAAAGAGGACTGCCGGTTTCTATTCTTATGATGGCAAGCTATACAATCTCATTTCATAC gcTTGGCAACTTTGGAGATCTGGACAAGGGCATGAGCTGGTCTGCTTCGGTATAGGAAACGACCATCAAGTGATACAGAGGTGCATTCAGGTGGCACTTTTATGCGTCCAGGAGAGGGCAGACGACAGGCCTTCGATCGACCAGGTGGTCACTATGCTAAACAGCGAGGAAATGACCCTGCCCAAACCAAAGCAGCCGGCCTACTTCTATGTGCGATCTAGCGGCTCAGATGCTTCATCATGCAACAGCACCATCAGCATCACATTGGCAaggtag
- the LOC102699883 gene encoding LOW QUALITY PROTEIN: uncharacterized protein LOC102699883 (The sequence of the model RefSeq protein was modified relative to this genomic sequence to represent the inferred CDS: inserted 1 base in 1 codon; deleted 2 bases in 2 codons; substituted 1 base at 1 genomic stop codon): MSPSLLLSQACAAVGGLESGRLGRGRRPAAFDGLRCCLDDDPGGFAAASRISYPELHVQAPCAEIFVCSVSKLAWVCGVWRNGFMFTELFSRLVSLGTSTLRFGSSSLNVVALFTRVYLCSPISYNEQSLYFQAGDVVPWRSYSYLGASSVSVSASGCRGSGSSNPLVAPPPAAEQRALMRGASGTGRESARRPIFHGKSLTDDILMRRFVDDDEATXQRNEMEMIRRRHATAAKCRRLKPNPLCXMALAESESEEDDDERDDDGS; the protein is encoded by the exons ATGTCTCCTTCTTTGCTTCTCTCCCAGGCGTGCGCGGCGGTCGGCGGGCTGGAGAGTGGGCGGCtagggcgcggccggcggccggcggcgttcGACGGGCTTCGCTGCTGCCTCGATGATGATCCTGGAG GCTTCGCTGCTGCCTCCCGGATCTCATACCCCGAGCTCCATGTCCAAGCTCCATGTGCTGAAATTTTTGTGTGCTCCGTGTCCAAGCTTGCATGGGTGTGTGGAGTCTG GAGAAATGGGTTCATGTTCACGGAGCTGTTCAGCCGGCT GGTGTCGTTGGGGACCTCTACGCTTCGATTTGGATCGTCGTCGCTGAACGTGGTGGCGTTGTTCACGCGGGTCTACCTCTGCTCACCGATCTCCTACAACGAGCAGTCGCTGTACTTCCAGGCGGGCGACGTGGTGCCGTGGCGGAGCTACAGCTACCTGGGCGCATCCTCGGTGTCGGTA TCGGCGTCCGGGTGCAGGGGCAGCGGCAGCAGTAACCCgctggtggcgccgccgcccgcggccgAGCAGAGGGCGCTGATGAGGGGGGCATCGGGAACTGGAAGGGAGAGCGCGAGGCGA CCAATTTTCCACGGCAAGTCGCTGACGGACGACATCCTCATGCGGCGGTTCGTCGACGACGATGAGGCCA TGCAGCGCAACGAGATGGAGATGAtccggcgccgccacgcgACCGCTGCCAAGTGCCGGCGCCTTAAGCCCAACCCTCTCTGCTAGATGGCCCTGGCGGAATCAGAGtcggaagaagacgacgacgagagaGATGACGACGGAAGCTGA